Proteins from one Ornithobacterium rhinotracheale genomic window:
- a CDS encoding SusC/RagA family TonB-linked outer membrane protein, whose protein sequence is MKKIILPVAIVLPMVLYAQNRIISGTVKDKQGYPIVGASVYVPNSVVGEKVTDGTISNNALGTITDDHGNFNLEVPKSAKKLTFGYDGFDTETIDLTSKSVYHVVLRSVFDDLNLKEVVATGYQKIEKRKLTSSVVDISMDKINQKGVSSVDQMLQGQAAGVSITPQTGSPGQLSSIQIRGNSSLNGVKDPLWVIDGVPMEGNDVPNLKDKNNLDDLRNYSIAGLNPDDIESITILKDASATSIYGARAANGVINVVTKRGKKGNLNINITANTFINFMPDFNRINLLDTNEKVDFELSLAKRKDLSFRSGNGDVARIISAANELDNYKNGKGLSAETLAKINALRNNQIDWWKELYRTSINQQYSASISGGGDRNNYYFSLGYYDEKASLQQVGFKRFNLTLKDDFKINDKIKLGVSILGASIIQNKYLTDAGAFTNPNYYSRVVNPYQLIYNADGSYAYDENINPNLRTDSDFVKFNIIEERENTQNTLKTLQMMSNFDLEYKITKGITFNSLLGLQVERNRSEKYANENSYYNRAYVAGTRYYDSSTKTNKYWLPLGGILKNSSTDFFNYMWRNSLNLEKKIGKSELSGLAGIEIRKDKKEIINTNTFGYNDRNLNNIPVIFRNSSDALDENYRPFKKFEYENAYVSFFGTASYTYDNRYTVFGSLRYDGSNLFGVDPKYKYLPIWSVAGAWNVSNEAFFEPAKDVISNLRLRTSYGFQGNIDKSTSPFVVGTYSTASITPGNVENTIVVISPPNDKLRWEKTENLGFGLDLGLFRNRVNLVLDWYDRKSTDLITLKNLPQETGFTSTPINYGSITNRGFEIGINTTNISTEDFRWTTSFNISTNKNELISAQPSPNQKRPLGLNKPSDAIWTVPFAGLDKDGLPVFEKDGKIVSTNDFFALEDPYAAFMPGYFVQSNLNETQRLALFQYQGYNSPKWFGGLSNNFSYKNFEFGISGTFVIKKTVLAQPSYNFTQVDPGQNYQNEILNAWSPENTGSNLPRIIGRDTPEAGNAYNWFGGVDDMNTYYAFQNLAKDMSYFRFTSIRLAYDFPKEWVKQAGISNVKFTVEGRNLFVISNEHKNYFDPETYGSIYAQPIQKSVTVGFNLQF, encoded by the coding sequence ATGAAAAAAATAATTTTACCTGTGGCAATTGTATTGCCTATGGTATTGTATGCACAAAACCGTATCATTAGCGGAACTGTGAAAGACAAACAAGGGTACCCTATAGTGGGTGCCTCTGTGTATGTGCCCAACTCGGTGGTGGGCGAAAAAGTAACCGATGGCACCATAAGCAACAATGCACTAGGCACCATAACCGATGACCATGGAAACTTCAACCTCGAAGTGCCTAAAAGTGCTAAAAAATTGACTTTTGGCTATGATGGGTTCGATACCGAAACTATTGATTTAACAAGCAAAAGCGTATATCATGTAGTATTGAGAAGCGTTTTTGATGATTTAAATCTAAAAGAAGTCGTAGCTACGGGCTACCAAAAAATCGAAAAAAGAAAATTGACCTCTTCTGTGGTAGATATTTCAATGGATAAAATCAATCAAAAAGGGGTTTCCAGCGTAGACCAAATGTTGCAAGGACAAGCTGCAGGAGTTTCAATCACACCACAAACGGGATCACCTGGGCAACTTTCAAGCATTCAGATTCGAGGAAATTCATCGCTCAATGGAGTGAAAGATCCGCTATGGGTGATTGACGGCGTGCCAATGGAAGGTAACGATGTCCCAAACTTGAAAGATAAAAACAACCTTGATGATTTAAGAAACTACTCAATTGCAGGACTTAACCCAGATGACATTGAGTCTATCACCATTTTAAAAGATGCTTCGGCAACATCCATCTATGGAGCACGTGCAGCAAATGGAGTAATCAATGTGGTAACAAAGCGTGGTAAAAAAGGAAATTTAAACATCAATATTACCGCCAATACTTTCATCAACTTTATGCCAGATTTCAATCGAATCAATCTTTTAGATACTAATGAAAAAGTAGATTTTGAATTATCTTTGGCTAAAAGAAAAGATTTAAGTTTTAGAAGCGGAAACGGCGATGTAGCAAGAATCATTTCGGCTGCCAACGAACTTGATAATTATAAAAACGGCAAAGGACTTTCAGCCGAGACTTTGGCTAAAATCAATGCACTTAGAAATAACCAAATTGATTGGTGGAAGGAATTATATCGCACATCGATCAACCAGCAGTATTCTGCGTCGATTTCAGGAGGCGGAGATAGAAATAATTATTATTTCTCGCTGGGCTATTATGATGAGAAAGCTTCTTTGCAACAGGTAGGTTTTAAGCGTTTTAATTTAACTTTAAAAGATGATTTTAAAATCAATGATAAAATCAAATTAGGCGTTTCTATTTTGGGAGCTTCAATCATACAAAATAAATATTTGACCGATGCCGGCGCATTTACCAATCCTAATTATTACTCAAGAGTGGTGAATCCGTACCAATTGATTTACAATGCAGATGGAAGCTATGCCTATGACGAAAACATCAATCCGAATTTAAGAACGGACTCAGATTTTGTGAAATTCAATATTATTGAAGAGCGTGAAAATACCCAAAACACGCTGAAAACTTTGCAAATGATGTCTAACTTCGATTTGGAATACAAAATCACTAAAGGTATTACCTTCAACTCGCTTTTAGGCTTGCAAGTTGAGCGAAACCGCAGCGAAAAATACGCCAACGAAAATTCATACTACAATCGTGCTTATGTGGCAGGAACACGCTATTACGATTCCAGCACAAAAACCAATAAATACTGGTTGCCACTGGGCGGAATTTTGAAAAACAGCAGCACGGATTTCTTCAACTACATGTGGAGAAACTCGCTAAACCTAGAGAAAAAAATAGGCAAAAGCGAATTGAGTGGTTTAGCAGGGATTGAAATCAGAAAGGATAAAAAGGAAATCATCAATACCAATACATTTGGTTACAATGATAGAAATTTAAACAACATTCCTGTGATTTTTAGAAATTCATCAGATGCGTTGGACGAAAATTATCGACCTTTCAAAAAATTTGAGTACGAAAATGCTTATGTTTCATTTTTCGGGACAGCATCGTACACATACGACAATCGCTATACCGTGTTTGGAAGTTTGAGATATGATGGTTCAAATTTATTTGGTGTAGACCCAAAATATAAATATTTGCCAATCTGGTCGGTTGCGGGTGCATGGAATGTTTCGAACGAAGCTTTCTTTGAACCTGCCAAAGATGTGATTTCTAATTTAAGATTGAGAACTTCTTACGGATTCCAAGGAAACATCGACAAAAGCACATCGCCATTTGTAGTCGGCACCTACTCTACTGCGAGCATCACGCCTGGCAATGTAGAAAATACGATTGTGGTGATTTCGCCACCAAACGACAAATTGCGTTGGGAAAAAACAGAAAATTTAGGTTTTGGATTGGATTTAGGCTTGTTCAGAAACCGCGTAAATTTAGTTTTAGACTGGTACGACAGAAAAAGTACAGATTTAATCACGCTTAAAAATCTACCACAAGAAACAGGATTTACTAGCACACCGATTAACTATGGCTCTATCACCAATCGCGGTTTTGAAATTGGAATCAACACAACCAACATCTCGACCGAAGATTTTAGATGGACTACTTCATTTAACATCAGTACGAATAAGAATGAATTAATCTCGGCGCAACCAAGCCCGAACCAGAAAAGACCTTTGGGCTTAAACAAACCAAGCGACGCAATCTGGACAGTGCCTTTTGCAGGACTCGACAAAGATGGATTACCTGTGTTTGAAAAAGATGGAAAAATCGTTTCTACCAATGATTTCTTTGCTCTAGAAGATCCTTATGCAGCCTTTATGCCTGGATATTTCGTTCAATCAAATTTGAACGAAACACAGCGTTTAGCTTTATTCCAATACCAAGGCTACAACAGCCCGAAATGGTTTGGTGGATTATCAAATAACTTTAGCTATAAAAACTTTGAATTTGGCATTTCTGGAACATTTGTGATTAAGAAAACCGTACTGGCTCAGCCGTCGTACAACTTTACGCAAGTAGACCCTGGGCAGAATTACCAAAACGAAATTTTGAATGCTTGGTCACCAGAAAACACAGGCAGCAACTTGCCAAGAATCATCGGTCGTGATACGCCTGAGGCAGGAAATGCCTACAATTGGTTTGGAGGCGTAGATGATATGAACACCTATTATGCGTTCCAAAATTTAGCTAAGGATATGAGCTATTTTAGATTTACCAGCATCCGATTGGCCTACGATTTCCCTAAAGAATGGGTGAAACAAGCGGGAATTTCTAATGTAAAATTTACGGTAGAAGGGCGAAATCTTTTTGTCATCAGCAATGAACACAAAAACTATTTTGACCCTGAAACTTACGGAAGTATCTATGCACAACCTATTCAGAAATCGGTAACCGTTGGGTTTAATCTTCAATTTTAA
- a CDS encoding zinc-dependent metalloprotease: MKIKIFFSFLLTLGIAFGQKKSEDKKNDEKKVKDTITTYNKIVKDAVLKKGLFTVIEKDDNLYFEIPDSLMGKDMLIVNKISSVGSELNDAGINRGMNYQNILLRFYKGKKNKKVWVKSFDPKIQVDTADAISKSVAVNYNESIFESFKIEAFNKDSTAVVVKVNKVFDGSNTSFNDLLNNLGLGGSVNKDLSFISETKSFPQNIVIKSVLSSKITEGKSKVNITIDVTSNLVLLPEKPMKERFYDERVGFFNEPKWYYTDMQQQVDKRKIITRWRLEPKDDEINDYLKGKLVEPKKKIVYYIDPSTPPQWVPYIMQGILDWNVAFEAAGFKNAVEAKLLNKENKDDFDIDDVRYSVLSYAASDKANAMGPSVVDPRSGEIIEADVIWWHNVMTLLSNWMRVQTGIIDPQVRKLPFPEQVMGNAIRFVSSHEIGHTFGLMHNMGSSFAYPVDSLRSPSFTSKMGGTAPSIMDYARFNYVAQEGDGVKQITPEIGVYDKYAIAWGYRWTPTENPFHDKKINETWIAKHAGDPLYFYGAQQSSNEIIDPRSQSEDLGNNAMKASSYGLINLRKTMLHILDWNLNQQEDYTEAGKFYMTIINQWQAYNFHVLSNVGGIYITPSVYGDRQKTFTPVPYEIQQEALEYLVKNAITIPTWLFNDEQILQKVKPIRSTPMGYQQESTYSLAREKQYSVIYHLFENGRLLRLLDNEFNQPGYKGMTVKKMFEYLRGEVFPMRSKLDIYQRMTQKNYVDALIVDNKNLFDKTNKYKINSIYAPLHMGCEHLDMPENQINLNYKSMVRVSEVASYKRGELLAVLQRIKRIKTFDTETRNHYNDLIIRIKEALNLK, from the coding sequence ATGAAAATAAAAATCTTTTTTAGTTTTTTGCTTACGCTAGGAATTGCTTTTGGGCAAAAGAAATCTGAAGACAAGAAAAATGATGAAAAAAAGGTGAAAGACACCATTACGACTTACAATAAAATCGTGAAAGACGCTGTCTTAAAAAAAGGGCTTTTTACCGTAATTGAAAAAGATGACAATTTATATTTTGAAATCCCTGATTCATTAATGGGAAAAGATATGTTGATTGTTAATAAAATTTCATCTGTGGGTAGTGAATTAAACGATGCAGGAATCAACCGCGGAATGAATTATCAAAATATCCTGCTCCGTTTCTACAAAGGTAAAAAGAATAAAAAAGTTTGGGTAAAATCTTTTGACCCAAAAATCCAAGTAGACACCGCTGATGCCATCTCTAAATCGGTAGCAGTGAACTACAACGAATCTATTTTCGAGTCTTTTAAAATCGAAGCCTTTAATAAGGATTCTACAGCGGTTGTTGTGAAAGTGAATAAAGTATTTGATGGCTCAAATACTTCTTTCAATGATTTATTAAACAACTTAGGATTAGGAGGAAGTGTAAACAAGGATTTATCTTTTATAAGTGAAACCAAATCTTTTCCGCAGAATATTGTGATTAAGTCTGTTTTGTCGTCTAAAATTACGGAGGGCAAAAGCAAAGTTAATATTACCATCGATGTAACATCAAACCTTGTTTTACTTCCAGAAAAACCGATGAAAGAGCGTTTTTATGACGAGCGCGTGGGATTTTTCAACGAGCCAAAATGGTACTACACCGATATGCAACAGCAAGTGGATAAAAGAAAAATTATCACCCGCTGGCGTTTGGAACCAAAAGACGACGAAATTAATGATTACTTAAAAGGAAAATTGGTTGAGCCTAAAAAGAAAATCGTTTACTATATTGATCCTTCTACTCCACCTCAATGGGTTCCATACATCATGCAAGGAATCTTGGATTGGAATGTGGCGTTTGAAGCTGCTGGGTTTAAAAATGCTGTAGAGGCTAAATTACTAAACAAAGAAAATAAAGATGATTTTGACATTGATGATGTGAGATATTCTGTTTTAAGTTATGCCGCATCAGACAAAGCCAATGCCATGGGACCATCTGTAGTGGATCCTCGTTCGGGAGAAATCATCGAGGCTGATGTGATTTGGTGGCACAATGTAATGACGCTTTTAAGCAACTGGATGCGCGTACAAACTGGAATCATAGATCCGCAAGTGCGTAAATTACCTTTCCCAGAGCAAGTAATGGGCAATGCAATTCGCTTTGTTTCTTCGCACGAGATAGGACACACTTTTGGGTTGATGCACAACATGGGATCATCATTTGCATATCCTGTGGATTCCTTGCGCTCGCCTTCTTTCACTTCAAAAATGGGGGGAACAGCACCATCAATCATGGATTATGCTCGATTTAATTATGTGGCACAAGAAGGAGATGGCGTAAAGCAAATTACGCCAGAAATCGGAGTTTATGATAAATATGCCATCGCTTGGGGATACCGCTGGACTCCAACAGAAAATCCTTTCCACGATAAAAAAATCAACGAAACATGGATTGCAAAACACGCTGGAGACCCGCTTTATTTTTATGGAGCACAACAGTCTAGCAACGAAATTATAGACCCGCGATCTCAAAGTGAAGATCTAGGAAATAATGCGATGAAAGCAAGTTCCTATGGTTTAATCAACTTGAGAAAAACCATGCTACACATACTAGATTGGAATCTTAACCAACAAGAAGATTACACCGAAGCGGGCAAGTTCTACATGACTATCATCAATCAATGGCAGGCTTATAACTTCCATGTTCTAAGCAATGTAGGGGGTATCTACATCACCCCATCTGTGTATGGCGATAGGCAGAAAACTTTCACGCCTGTACCTTACGAAATTCAGCAAGAAGCTTTAGAATATTTGGTGAAAAATGCGATTACAATCCCGACTTGGCTGTTCAATGATGAGCAAATTTTACAAAAAGTAAAACCAATCAGAAGCACGCCAATGGGCTATCAGCAAGAATCCACTTACTCATTGGCTCGCGAAAAACAATATTCTGTCATTTATCATTTATTTGAAAATGGTAGATTATTAAGATTGCTCGACAACGAGTTTAATCAACCAGGCTACAAAGGAATGACTGTGAAAAAAATGTTTGAATACTTGCGAGGCGAAGTTTTTCCTATGCGTTCAAAATTGGATATTTACCAACGCATGACACAGAAAAACTATGTAGATGCCCTAATTGTAGACAACAAAAACTTATTTGACAAAACTAATAAATACAAAATCAATTCAATTTATGCACCACTGCATATGGGCTGCGAGCATCTAGACATGCCAGAAAATCAAATTAATTTAAATTATAAATCTATGGTGCGTGTGTCTGAAGTAGCCTCGTACAAGCGTGGCGAACTTCTAGCGGTTTTGCAAAGAATTAAACGCATCAAAACCTTTGACACCGAAACTAGAAACCACTATAACGATTTAATAATCAGAATTAAAGAAGCATTAAATTTAAAATAA
- a CDS encoding aminotransferase class V-fold PLP-dependent enzyme, with protein MTIENIKSQFPILSQKVNGKSLVYLDNGATVQKPKIVLDEMYRYYTTLNANVHRGIHTLSQEATIEMENSREKMRAFINARKASEINFTSGTTDSINLVAYALKNFIQKGDEIIISEIDHHSNIVPWQMLAEWTGATTRYIPLLENGSLDLETYKKLLNPKTKLVAFNHVSNALGTINPAKEIIKKAHDVGAWVLVDGAQSAPHLKIDVQDLDADFYAFSGHKMYAPTGTGILYGKEEILEQLAPYRGGGEMIDSVCMDKSTYAGLPFKYEAGTPNICGNIVIAKAAEFIESIGHEAIAQHEQKLIEQTLNGLENISEIRIFGEGIERSGAVSFLMDLPGVHASDVGMILDKLGIAVRTGHHCCQPLMNKFNISGTIRASFAVYNTEDDVNQLLNGLELAKNMLG; from the coding sequence ATGACCATAGAAAATATAAAATCTCAATTTCCTATTTTAAGTCAAAAAGTAAACGGCAAATCACTCGTGTACCTTGACAACGGCGCAACAGTACAAAAACCCAAAATAGTGTTAGACGAAATGTATCGCTACTACACCACGCTCAACGCCAATGTGCACCGAGGAATCCACACGCTGAGCCAAGAGGCAACCATAGAAATGGAAAACAGCCGCGAGAAAATGCGTGCTTTTATCAATGCAAGAAAAGCCAGCGAAATCAATTTTACTTCGGGTACCACAGATTCCATTAATTTGGTGGCGTATGCACTCAAAAACTTTATCCAAAAAGGCGATGAAATCATTATTTCTGAAATCGACCACCATTCTAACATCGTTCCCTGGCAAATGCTTGCCGAGTGGACGGGCGCAACGACACGATATATCCCACTGCTTGAAAACGGAAGTTTAGATTTGGAAACTTATAAAAAACTTTTAAATCCTAAAACCAAGCTCGTGGCTTTTAATCATGTTTCAAATGCGCTGGGAACGATTAATCCAGCCAAAGAAATAATTAAAAAAGCGCACGATGTAGGCGCTTGGGTTTTGGTAGACGGCGCACAATCGGCACCACATTTAAAGATTGATGTGCAAGATTTAGATGCTGATTTTTACGCATTTTCGGGTCACAAAATGTATGCACCTACGGGAACGGGAATTTTGTACGGAAAAGAAGAAATTTTGGAGCAGCTTGCACCCTATCGTGGTGGTGGCGAGATGATAGACAGCGTGTGTATGGACAAGTCCACCTACGCAGGATTACCCTTTAAATACGAAGCGGGAACGCCTAATATTTGCGGCAATATCGTCATTGCCAAAGCAGCAGAATTTATTGAAAGCATCGGGCATGAAGCCATCGCTCAGCACGAGCAAAAATTGATTGAACAAACACTCAACGGGCTAGAAAACATATCCGAAATCCGAATTTTTGGAGAGGGCATTGAACGCTCGGGAGCGGTTTCGTTTTTAATGGATTTGCCAGGGGTGCATGCATCTGATGTGGGCATGATTTTGGATAAACTAGGCATTGCCGTGCGCACAGGACACCACTGCTGCCAACCTTTAATGAATAAGTTCAACATTAGTGGCACCATTCGTGCAAGTTTTGCTGTGTATAACACCGAAGACGATGTGAATCAATTGCTCAACGGGCTGGAGCTGGCAAAAAATATGCTTGGTTAA
- the sufD gene encoding Fe-S cluster assembly protein SufD: MSKFLEEIKSHFESYPTPSERQRQAFEEFVQEGFPTTKNEEWRFTNLKPVISQEYNLKLNEEALNLSDIEQHFIPELDSYKIVFVNGFFAENLSNIGSEIEFLPVAAAKENAIYQKYLNTVVKHENSLESLNTALATNGYYIHIKHNQKVEKPIEIVFFTNEAQASFVQPKNLIVAGDHATLDVIESHVSLNNEPHFTNAVTEIVVGENTQINFYKTQNDTEHTALIDQVFAEQKQGSVVSIDTLSLGGKFTRNGLNFKQLGENCNSLMQAVSLGEGEQLIDHHTLVEHTAANCESHELYRTILDGKSKGVFNGKIIVDPEAQKIDAFQQNNNILLTDDASINTKPQLEIFADDVKCSHGCTVGQIDKDALFYMQQRGIPTKEAQAFLLYAFSADVLSSIEIEPLKIYWTKLLASKLKVELDF, translated from the coding sequence ATGTCTAAATTTTTAGAAGAAATAAAATCTCATTTTGAATCCTACCCCACTCCAAGCGAACGCCAAAGACAAGCGTTTGAGGAGTTTGTGCAAGAAGGATTCCCTACAACCAAAAACGAGGAATGGCGATTTACTAATTTAAAACCTGTCATCTCTCAGGAATATAATTTAAAATTAAACGAAGAAGCGTTGAACCTTAGCGATATTGAACAACACTTCATTCCTGAGCTTGATAGCTACAAAATTGTATTTGTAAACGGTTTTTTTGCCGAAAATTTATCCAACATCGGTAGCGAAATTGAGTTTTTGCCTGTAGCTGCGGCAAAAGAAAATGCCATTTATCAAAAATATTTAAATACCGTAGTTAAACATGAAAATTCACTTGAATCTCTGAATACTGCTTTGGCTACCAATGGATACTATATTCACATCAAGCACAATCAAAAAGTAGAAAAACCGATTGAAATCGTGTTTTTCACCAATGAGGCACAAGCAAGCTTCGTTCAGCCAAAAAATTTGATTGTAGCGGGAGATCATGCAACCCTAGATGTGATTGAATCGCATGTAAGTTTAAACAACGAGCCACATTTCACCAATGCGGTAACCGAAATTGTAGTGGGCGAAAATACTCAAATCAATTTCTACAAAACCCAAAACGATACCGAGCATACAGCACTCATAGACCAAGTATTTGCCGAGCAAAAACAGGGAAGTGTAGTGAGTATTGACACTTTATCTTTGGGCGGAAAATTCACTAGAAATGGTTTAAATTTCAAACAATTGGGCGAAAATTGCAATTCCCTAATGCAAGCTGTGAGCTTGGGCGAAGGCGAACAATTAATCGACCACCACACACTTGTGGAGCACACTGCTGCCAATTGCGAAAGCCATGAATTATACCGCACCATATTAGATGGAAAGTCGAAAGGGGTATTCAACGGGAAAATCATTGTGGATCCAGAGGCACAAAAAATTGATGCGTTCCAGCAAAACAACAACATTTTGCTTACGGACGATGCCAGCATCAACACCAAACCGCAATTAGAAATCTTTGCCGATGATGTAAAATGTTCGCACGGGTGCACCGTGGGGCAGATTGACAAAGACGCATTATTCTATATGCAACAACGCGGTATCCCGACCAAGGAAGCACAAGCCTTTTTATTGTATGCTTTCTCGGCAGATGTACTTTCAAGCATCGAAATCGAACCACTAAAAATATATTGGACTAAACTTTTGGCTTCAAAACTAAAAGTTGAACTTGATTTTTAG
- the sufC gene encoding Fe-S cluster assembly ATPase SufC yields MLKINNLHAALEDGQREILKGINLEINPGEVHAIMGPNGAGKSTLSSVIAGKEDYEVTDGDILLEGESLLELDPAERAQKGIFMSFQYPVAIPGVSVTNFIKTAINETRKAQGLDEMPAGELLKQIKEKSALLNIDQSFLSRSLNEGFSGGEKKRNEIFQMMMLNPKLAILDETDSGLDIDALKIVAEGVNKFKNKDNGVLIITHYQRLLDYIVPDFVHVLADGKIIKTGDKNLALELEEKGYDWLK; encoded by the coding sequence ATGCTGAAAATTAACAACTTACACGCTGCCTTAGAAGACGGGCAAAGAGAAATATTAAAAGGAATTAATCTTGAGATAAATCCAGGCGAAGTACACGCCATTATGGGACCAAACGGTGCGGGAAAAAGTACGCTTTCATCGGTAATTGCGGGAAAAGAAGACTATGAAGTAACCGACGGAGATATCCTACTTGAGGGCGAAAGTTTACTTGAACTTGACCCTGCAGAGCGCGCTCAAAAAGGAATTTTTATGTCGTTCCAGTATCCTGTGGCGATTCCAGGTGTTTCGGTAACAAATTTCATCAAAACAGCAATCAACGAAACTCGCAAAGCGCAAGGCTTAGACGAAATGCCCGCTGGCGAATTGTTGAAACAAATTAAAGAAAAATCAGCTTTATTAAATATAGACCAATCATTCTTATCTCGCTCGCTCAACGAGGGATTCTCTGGAGGGGAGAAAAAAAGAAACGAGATTTTCCAAATGATGATGCTTAATCCAAAACTTGCAATCCTAGACGAAACCGATTCTGGGCTAGATATCGATGCCCTTAAAATCGTAGCAGAAGGGGTAAACAAGTTTAAGAATAAAGACAACGGAGTGCTTATCATCACGCACTACCAGAGACTTTTGGATTACATCGTTCCAGATTTTGTGCATGTACTTGCTGATGGTAAAATCATCAAAACTGGCGACAAAAACTTGGCTCTTGAACTAGAAGAAAAAGGCTACGATTGGCTTAAATAA
- a CDS encoding DUF3820 family protein has product MNKEILIEIVQTKMPFGKYKGVTIADIPVHYLEWFQSKGFPQGKLGVLLATTLEIKSNGLEEIIYNLKKLYGNKD; this is encoded by the coding sequence TTGAATAAAGAAATTTTAATAGAAATCGTTCAGACCAAAATGCCATTTGGCAAATACAAAGGCGTAACGATTGCCGACATTCCCGTGCATTATTTAGAATGGTTTCAAAGCAAAGGTTTTCCGCAAGGAAAATTAGGCGTTTTGCTTGCTACCACATTGGAAATCAAATCAAACGGACTGGAAGAAATTATCTATAATCTCAAAAAATTGTACGGAAACAAGGATTAA
- a CDS encoding LolA family protein, with protein sequence MAKRLSFLWLILSPLLLAQSAQSIIEKHFENTGGTARWDRLNTIYIKGEVIMDVNNPVTLSIEHRRPYFKRVSFIIDGKETLSEGYDGKNAYTFNPEKNQNVPLVNYTPDAFETDILHYEKKGFKADFLGKEKINNQEVFHIRLVKNTVKIDYWFDAKNYNLVQSEDDKEKIIYSDFKVFDGLKFATHMHYEPKGGHDYVIVFNQIKPNAPINEKRFKF encoded by the coding sequence ATGGCTAAAAGACTTAGCTTTTTATGGCTCATTTTGAGTCCGTTACTTCTTGCACAATCGGCACAATCCATCATCGAAAAACATTTTGAAAACACGGGTGGTACGGCTCGCTGGGATCGATTAAACACCATATATATAAAAGGTGAAGTGATCATGGATGTGAATAATCCCGTGACGCTGAGCATAGAACATCGTCGCCCTTATTTCAAGCGAGTGTCTTTCATCATCGATGGCAAAGAAACGCTGAGCGAAGGCTATGATGGCAAAAATGCTTATACCTTTAACCCAGAAAAAAATCAAAATGTGCCGCTTGTCAATTACACGCCCGATGCCTTTGAAACCGATATTTTGCATTACGAAAAAAAAGGATTTAAGGCTGATTTTTTAGGCAAAGAAAAAATCAATAATCAAGAAGTTTTCCATATTCGTTTGGTGAAAAATACGGTAAAAATCGATTATTGGTTTGATGCTAAAAACTATAATTTGGTGCAATCTGAAGATGACAAAGAAAAAATCATTTACAGCGATTTTAAGGTTTTTGATGGGCTAAAGTTTGCCACACACATGCACTATGAGCCCAAAGGCGGGCACGATTATGTCATCGTTTTTAATCAAATAAAGCCAAATGCCCCAATCAACGAAAAAAGATTTAAATTTTGA
- the kdsB gene encoding 3-deoxy-manno-octulosonate cytidylyltransferase: MKVVAVIPARYNSQRFPGKLMQKLNGKELILYTYQAVKNTKLFDDVIVATDDARILACLEKNNAKVQLTAENHVSGSDRIAEVAKNLDADIIVNVQGDEPFITAEDLKTLIQIFENDTQKEVAVGSLMEIITEPDMIENPNNVKVVVDKNYNALYFSRSVVPYAREMQENTTYYKHLGIYAFRRDALLSFANLDRGFLEPTEKLEQLRYLENGFKIRLGIAKNPSIGIDTPEDLAMAEAFIQQTK, from the coding sequence ATGAAAGTAGTCGCAGTGATTCCTGCGCGATACAATTCGCAAAGATTTCCAGGAAAATTAATGCAAAAATTAAATGGTAAAGAGTTGATTCTCTACACTTACCAAGCGGTGAAAAACACTAAGCTTTTTGATGATGTCATCGTTGCCACAGACGACGCTCGCATTTTAGCCTGTTTAGAAAAAAATAATGCAAAAGTTCAGCTTACGGCCGAAAATCATGTTTCTGGAAGCGACAGAATCGCCGAAGTGGCAAAAAATCTTGATGCAGACATTATTGTAAATGTGCAGGGAGATGAGCCATTTATCACAGCCGAAGATTTGAAAACGCTCATTCAAATTTTTGAAAACGACACGCAAAAAGAAGTCGCTGTGGGGAGCCTTATGGAAATCATTACCGAGCCAGATATGATTGAAAATCCTAATAATGTAAAAGTGGTGGTAGACAAAAACTACAACGCACTTTATTTCTCTCGTTCGGTCGTTCCCTATGCGCGAGAAATGCAGGAAAACACCACTTATTACAAGCATTTGGGTATTTATGCCTTTCGTCGTGATGCGTTGCTTTCTTTTGCCAATCTCGACCGTGGATTTTTAGAACCCACCGAAAAACTTGAGCAGCTCCGTTACTTAGAAAATGGTTTTAAAATCCGTTTGGGCATTGCCAAAAATCCAAGCATTGGTATTGATACGCCAGAGGATTTAGCGATGGCAGAAGCATTCATTCAACAAACTAAATAA